From one Aquicella lusitana genomic stretch:
- a CDS encoding thioredoxin domain-containing protein translates to MTNIIKINRLAQASSPYLRQHAQNPVEWYPWGEEALETARRENKPILLSIGYAACHWCHVMAHESFEDPVTADLMNQLFINIKVDREERPDLDKIYQTAHYLLTQQNGGWPLTIFLTPGDLTPFFSGTYFPREQRYQLPAFKDVLRAIAQLYQQRREDIQQQNTSLRNILHQSERISADETICLDHAPVRAALKILEQHYDPQHGGFNGAPKFPQAPKLAFLLDENPIIVANTLHHMMAGGIYDQLESGFYRYSVDNHWHIPHFEKMLYDNAQLLTIYALASERYSESSFALIAHEIAQWTLGRMQSEEGGYFASIDADSEGHEGKFYIWDKTEVQSILNQDEYAVAQQYLGLDHPPNFEKHWHLYQAKPLSVVAEELGLSLTAADALLLAAKTKLLSARNTRVPPALDQKMLTSWNSLMIKGMLTAGTILQKKTLIDAAERALSFIREHLWQNNRLLASYNTHLAGYLDDYAFLIDALLCALETSWDSKQLHFAVELADTLLEHFMDEQGGFFFTADDHEQLLYRPKTMMDEATPSGNGIAAQVLLRLGWLLAEPRYIDAAEKTLRSAWPVLSQFPAEHCTLLSALRTLLDPPKIIIIRGPESDIERWRVACRNPHHQVFAIPSDAQQLPDALAEKRNQEKTRAYICQGMQCQKPIESLDLLLSQIHQT, encoded by the coding sequence ATGACTAACATTATTAAAATCAATCGGCTTGCGCAAGCATCCAGTCCTTATCTTAGGCAGCACGCACAGAATCCGGTTGAGTGGTATCCCTGGGGAGAGGAAGCACTCGAAACAGCGCGACGCGAAAATAAACCTATCTTGCTTTCCATTGGTTACGCTGCTTGTCATTGGTGCCATGTGATGGCGCATGAATCCTTTGAAGACCCGGTGACTGCAGATCTCATGAATCAATTATTCATTAATATCAAAGTGGATCGTGAAGAACGTCCTGACCTCGATAAAATTTATCAAACCGCTCATTATTTGCTAACACAACAGAACGGCGGCTGGCCGCTTACTATTTTTTTAACGCCAGGTGATCTCACCCCTTTTTTCAGCGGCACTTATTTCCCGCGCGAACAGCGGTATCAATTGCCTGCTTTTAAAGACGTATTACGTGCAATTGCCCAGCTTTATCAACAACGGCGAGAAGATATACAACAGCAAAATACTTCGCTACGAAACATCCTTCATCAATCTGAACGCATATCGGCTGATGAGACCATTTGCCTTGATCATGCGCCGGTACGTGCTGCGCTCAAAATCCTGGAACAGCATTATGATCCGCAGCATGGTGGTTTCAATGGTGCGCCCAAATTTCCCCAGGCACCTAAGCTTGCGTTCTTACTGGACGAGAATCCCATCATCGTTGCAAATACTTTGCACCATATGATGGCAGGTGGCATTTATGATCAACTGGAGAGTGGATTCTATCGGTATTCTGTCGACAATCACTGGCACATTCCTCACTTCGAAAAAATGTTATATGACAATGCACAGCTATTAACAATTTACGCTCTCGCATCGGAGCGTTATTCAGAATCTTCTTTCGCCTTGATTGCCCATGAAATTGCCCAGTGGACATTAGGCAGAATGCAATCTGAGGAAGGCGGTTATTTCGCCAGTATTGATGCGGATTCGGAAGGCCATGAAGGTAAATTTTATATATGGGACAAAACTGAAGTTCAATCCATCCTAAATCAGGATGAATATGCAGTTGCACAACAGTATCTTGGACTGGATCACCCGCCGAATTTTGAAAAGCACTGGCACTTATATCAAGCCAAACCATTAAGTGTCGTCGCAGAGGAGCTAGGATTATCACTCACCGCCGCGGATGCACTATTACTCGCTGCTAAAACAAAATTATTATCCGCCCGCAATACCCGCGTGCCACCAGCCCTGGATCAAAAAATGTTAACTTCCTGGAACAGTTTAATGATTAAAGGCATGCTGACAGCCGGGACAATTTTGCAGAAAAAAACATTGATTGATGCTGCCGAGCGAGCTCTGTCATTTATACGCGAGCATCTTTGGCAAAATAACCGCTTGCTGGCAAGCTACAACACCCATCTTGCCGGTTACCTGGACGATTACGCGTTCCTGATTGATGCGCTGCTCTGTGCACTTGAAACCTCGTGGGATTCAAAGCAATTGCACTTCGCTGTGGAACTGGCCGATACTCTCCTGGAACACTTCATGGACGAACAAGGCGGGTTCTTTTTTACAGCTGACGATCATGAGCAATTACTGTATCGACCCAAAACCATGATGGATGAAGCGACACCCTCCGGCAACGGCATTGCTGCGCAGGTGCTGCTGCGTTTAGGCTGGCTGCTGGCAGAACCGCGTTATATTGATGCCGCAGAAAAGACGCTGCGCTCAGCCTGGCCTGTTTTATCACAATTTCCAGCCGAGCACTGTACACTCCTGTCAGCGCTGCGAACACTGCTCGACCCGCCAAAAATCATTATCATTCGCGGACCAGAATCGGACATTGAGAGATGGCGGGTAGCATGTAGAAATCCGCATCATCAGGTATTTGCCATTCCTTCAGATGCACAGCAACTGCCTGATGCCTTGGCTGAGAAAAGGAATCAGGAAAAAACCCGCGCCTATATTTGCCAGGGGATGCAATGTCAAAAACCAATTGAGAGCTTGGACCTGTTGTTATCTCAGATTCATCAAACTTGA
- a CDS encoding IS110 family transposase has protein sequence MKQYDYTGKEVYVGIDVHKKTYSCVIICEGEVVKRDTMPAKAEILVSYLKNTFSGAVIKTAYEAGFSGFHLHRYLVSHGINNIVVHPGSIEVASRDRVKTDKRDALKIALQLSAGRLHGIFVPSQEREEKRSMTRLRTNILKLRHQVGQQFKGLLFTQGLIEVEDDTVICPRWLSQKLSEVEQGNYSNDFCYSVHQYAEQWMQLTKRMKEIEARLEIQANDEKSLQMIYESVPGIGPIHARQLANELGNMIQFKNEKQLFSFTGLTPSEHSSGEHTRQGHITRQGNSVLRRIFIEAAWIAITKDPSLKEIFNRLSNNRGKKRAIVGVARRLAGRIRSCVLTGALYEIKPTQEACSLQEKVA, from the coding sequence ATGAAACAGTACGATTATACAGGGAAAGAGGTATACGTTGGTATAGATGTTCATAAAAAGACCTATTCTTGCGTTATTATTTGCGAAGGAGAAGTAGTGAAACGAGATACAATGCCAGCCAAAGCTGAGATATTGGTAAGTTATCTAAAAAATACGTTTTCTGGAGCGGTCATCAAAACTGCTTACGAAGCTGGATTTTCTGGATTTCATCTGCATCGCTATTTGGTCTCCCATGGAATAAATAACATAGTGGTCCATCCTGGTTCTATTGAAGTAGCCTCCCGAGATCGGGTCAAGACAGATAAACGCGATGCATTAAAAATAGCCCTACAATTATCTGCTGGGCGATTGCATGGGATCTTTGTGCCAAGCCAAGAGCGAGAAGAGAAACGTAGCATGACGCGATTACGGACAAATATATTGAAACTACGGCATCAAGTTGGTCAGCAATTTAAAGGACTATTATTTACTCAAGGATTAATAGAAGTAGAAGATGATACGGTGATTTGTCCAAGATGGTTATCTCAAAAGTTAAGTGAAGTGGAACAGGGGAATTATTCAAACGATTTTTGTTATAGCGTTCATCAATATGCTGAGCAATGGATGCAATTGACGAAACGAATGAAAGAAATAGAAGCAAGGCTTGAAATTCAGGCAAATGATGAAAAAAGTCTGCAAATGATTTATGAAAGCGTCCCAGGGATTGGCCCAATTCATGCAAGACAATTAGCCAATGAGCTGGGTAATATGATTCAGTTTAAAAATGAAAAACAGTTATTTAGTTTTACAGGACTAACGCCGAGTGAGCATTCATCGGGTGAGCATACTCGACAGGGTCATATTACACGACAAGGAAATTCAGTATTACGCAGAATTTTTATAGAAGCAGCATGGATAGCCATTACAAAAGACCCGAGCCTGAAAGAAATATTTAATCGTCTCTCGAATAATCGAGGAAAAAAGCGTGCAATCGTTGGTGTTGCACGACGATTAGCAGGCCGTATTCGATCTTGTGTATTAACAGGAGCATTATATGAAATAAAACCAACTCAAGAAGCTTGTTCGCTTCAGGAAAAGGTTGCCTGA
- the rtcA gene encoding RNA 3'-terminal phosphate cyclase, translating to MGKLITIDGSYGEGGGQMVRTSLTLSAITGQPFILKAVRSKRGKPGLLPQHMMACVAVNTISQGRLEGAALGSDAFRFEPGTIKGGTYHFDIGTAGSLILLAQAIIPICLHATDSSRICLTGGTHVLQSPGYDYFAQVFLPALQRFGANVQIRQYKTGYYPKGGGLLEFEIQPQVLQGCTNWSSSNETHAVIRLSRLAHHIAEREKQVLMQQGIEDIQLYEEAAFSPGNAVTLWQGFRGAYVLGKVGKKAEQVAEEAFLLLQQEEGEVDRYLSDQLLIYAALARGETRYITSEITGHLRTNAFVISKFVQRDIDFSDHCIRIR from the coding sequence ATGGGAAAATTAATCACGATCGACGGTTCATATGGAGAAGGCGGGGGACAAATGGTCAGGACATCGCTGACGCTCTCTGCTATCACCGGCCAGCCGTTTATCTTGAAAGCCGTTCGATCCAAACGCGGAAAGCCGGGTTTGTTGCCACAACACATGATGGCTTGTGTTGCAGTCAATACGATTAGCCAGGGAAGACTGGAGGGCGCTGCTTTAGGAAGTGATGCGTTTCGTTTTGAACCAGGCACGATCAAAGGCGGAACGTATCATTTTGATATAGGAACAGCCGGATCACTCATTCTGCTAGCCCAGGCGATTATACCTATCTGCTTACATGCAACAGATTCAAGCCGTATTTGCCTCACGGGCGGCACGCATGTACTTCAATCACCCGGCTATGATTATTTTGCGCAGGTGTTCCTTCCTGCGTTGCAACGGTTTGGAGCTAACGTACAAATACGGCAATATAAAACCGGTTATTATCCCAAGGGCGGCGGCCTGCTCGAGTTTGAAATCCAGCCACAGGTGTTACAGGGATGTACTAATTGGTCATCGTCAAACGAGACACATGCGGTTATTCGCTTATCACGATTGGCGCATCATATCGCAGAAAGAGAAAAACAGGTTTTAATGCAACAGGGCATTGAAGATATTCAGCTTTATGAAGAAGCCGCATTTTCGCCGGGGAATGCTGTCACACTGTGGCAAGGATTTAGGGGAGCTTATGTGCTTGGCAAGGTAGGCAAAAAAGCGGAACAGGTAGCAGAGGAAGCTTTCTTGTTGTTGCAACAGGAGGAGGGAGAAGTAGATCGTTATCTCAGCGATCAATTACTCATTTATGCAGCACTGGCAAGGGGTGAAACGCGTTATATAACGAGTGAAATAACCGGTCATTTACGTACCAATGCGTTTGTGATTTCAAAGTTTGTTCAAAGAGATATTGATTTCTCTGATCATTGTATCCGTATTCGTTAG
- a CDS encoding hydrogen peroxide-inducible genes activator: MTLTELRYAIMLAQEKHFGKAAKACHVSQPTLSVAINKLESELGVALFERDRNDVRVTEIGKQIIAQAQRVLDEASQIRDLAQGGKSQLNTPLKVGAIYTLGPYLFPSLIPQLKKIAPDMPLLIQEDFTANLRVKLQRGELDAIFVSLPFSEPGVVTQGLYDEPFVVLMRKDHPLSKKDSIKTSELKAEEILLLGEGHCFRNQVIEACPNCYIEGAIQKTVEGTSLETLRHMVASGMGMTVLPSTATQIQYYKSILCTRPFAGKIPQRRIALAWRVSFTRPKAIGALIHALHASTMQGICLLPE; the protein is encoded by the coding sequence ATGACCCTCACTGAGTTGCGTTATGCAATCATGCTGGCACAGGAAAAACATTTCGGAAAGGCAGCCAAGGCATGTCATGTGAGCCAGCCTACGCTCAGCGTTGCCATTAATAAACTGGAATCTGAACTGGGTGTTGCTCTATTTGAACGTGACCGCAATGACGTTCGCGTGACGGAAATAGGCAAGCAGATCATCGCGCAGGCCCAGCGCGTACTGGATGAAGCAAGTCAGATCCGCGATTTGGCGCAGGGAGGCAAATCGCAACTCAATACGCCGCTCAAAGTCGGTGCCATTTACACGCTGGGGCCTTATCTTTTTCCCAGTCTGATTCCACAGCTCAAAAAAATTGCGCCTGATATGCCGCTTTTAATCCAGGAAGACTTTACGGCTAATTTGCGAGTCAAATTGCAGCGCGGCGAACTGGATGCGATTTTTGTTTCCCTTCCCTTTTCCGAGCCCGGTGTGGTAACGCAGGGTTTGTATGATGAGCCTTTTGTGGTGCTGATGCGCAAAGATCATCCTTTAAGCAAAAAAGATAGTATCAAAACGAGCGAGCTTAAAGCAGAGGAGATATTATTATTGGGTGAAGGTCACTGCTTCCGCAATCAGGTGATCGAAGCCTGTCCCAACTGTTATATCGAAGGCGCTATCCAGAAAACCGTTGAAGGCACTTCACTTGAAACCTTGAGGCATATGGTTGCATCCGGCATGGGCATGACGGTCCTGCCGAGTACGGCGACGCAGATTCAATATTACAAGTCGATATTATGCACACGGCCATTTGCTGGCAAAATTCCTCAACGCCGTATCGCGCTTGCCTGGCGTGTCAGCTTTACGCGGCCGAAGGCGATAGGTGCGCTGATTCATGCTTTGCATGCTAGCACGATGCAGGGAATTTGCCTGCTGCCGGAATAA
- a CDS encoding response regulator transcription factor, which yields MSTLEPIVYIIDDDQAMVESLTWIIESIGLKVKTYLRAQDFLDEYDPQQHGCLLLDVRMPGMSGPELQLKLNEQGLPTLPIIFISGHGDVPLAVRVMKAGAIDFLAKPFNDQVLLESINKALRLDKANREKRQENAQARAKFALLSPREVQVLQGIVAGKPNKVISAELKISLKTVEAHRASVMKKMGVKSVPELVKLVLTNSIQEEVTEEE from the coding sequence ATGTCAACGCTTGAGCCAATTGTGTATATCATTGATGATGATCAGGCCATGGTTGAATCACTGACATGGATCATTGAATCCATCGGGCTAAAAGTCAAAACCTATTTGCGCGCGCAGGATTTTCTGGATGAGTACGATCCTCAGCAACATGGCTGCCTATTGCTGGACGTGCGCATGCCGGGGATGAGCGGGCCCGAGCTGCAGCTCAAGCTGAATGAACAGGGGTTACCCACCTTGCCCATCATTTTTATTAGCGGCCACGGGGACGTACCCCTCGCCGTCCGTGTCATGAAAGCAGGCGCCATTGATTTTCTGGCCAAACCATTTAATGACCAGGTACTGCTGGAAAGCATCAATAAAGCCCTGCGGCTTGATAAAGCCAACCGGGAAAAGCGCCAGGAAAACGCACAGGCCCGTGCCAAATTCGCCCTGCTTTCCCCCCGCGAGGTTCAGGTACTGCAGGGAATTGTCGCTGGCAAACCGAACAAGGTCATTTCCGCGGAATTGAAAATTTCTCTTAAAACTGTTGAGGCACATCGCGCCTCGGTCATGAAAAAAATGGGGGTCAAGTCGGTTCCCGAGCTGGTCAAACTGGTTCTCACCAATAGTATCCAGGAAGAGGTAACTGAAGAAGAATAA
- a CDS encoding M20/M25/M40 family metallo-hydrolase gives MFNMPGHSYRGALPPLSQEEIRIRDRLVVHVNHLAGKIGERNIWHDRNLQLAAEYITSAFKKLGYSVSEQDYRVHDSSVKNIIAERRGVLHPEEIIVIGAHYDSIIGSPGADDNASGVATILECARLLATIEPKRTVRFIAFVNEEPPFFYTDQMGSYRYAQAAKQKQENIVAMLSIESIGYYSDKPHSQYYPFPFSFFYPHTANFIGFVGNLSSRTLTRAIVASFRQHASFPSEGIAAPSWIMGVGWSDQWSFWKQGYRAVMVTGTALFRNPHYHTEYDTPETLDYDRMARVVNGLMHVIQDLANQK, from the coding sequence ATGTTTAACATGCCAGGTCATTCTTATCGTGGTGCTTTACCGCCCTTATCACAGGAAGAAATAAGAATACGCGATCGGCTTGTCGTGCATGTCAATCATCTTGCCGGCAAGATTGGCGAGCGCAATATATGGCATGATCGCAATCTACAGCTGGCAGCAGAATACATTACTTCAGCATTTAAAAAACTCGGTTATTCTGTTTCAGAACAGGATTATCGCGTCCATGATTCTTCTGTAAAAAATATTATTGCCGAACGCCGCGGCGTCTTACATCCAGAAGAAATTATCGTGATTGGCGCTCATTATGACAGCATCATCGGCTCACCCGGCGCTGATGATAATGCTTCAGGTGTCGCCACCATTCTCGAATGTGCAAGGTTACTGGCAACGATAGAACCAAAACGCACGGTGCGTTTTATTGCTTTTGTAAATGAAGAACCGCCTTTTTTTTACACTGATCAAATGGGTAGCTATCGCTATGCACAAGCGGCGAAACAAAAGCAGGAAAATATCGTCGCCATGCTTTCCATCGAAAGTATCGGTTATTATTCCGATAAACCACACAGTCAGTATTATCCCTTCCCTTTCAGTTTTTTCTATCCGCATACAGCGAACTTTATCGGCTTCGTAGGAAACCTCTCCTCACGCACATTAACACGGGCCATTGTGGCATCATTCAGACAACATGCGTCATTTCCTTCGGAAGGCATTGCGGCACCCAGTTGGATTATGGGCGTGGGCTGGTCAGATCAATGGTCTTTCTGGAAACAAGGATACCGCGCCGTCATGGTAACAGGGACAGCGCTTTTTCGTAATCCTCACTATCACACAGAATACGATACACCTGAGACGCTTGATTATGATCGTATGGCGCGGGTCGTCAATGGTTTAATGCATGTTATCCAGGATTTGGCGAATCAAAAATAA
- the apaG gene encoding Co2+/Mg2+ efflux protein ApaG: MKKTDKIKVKAVTSYIAAQSDPAHHKFVWSYDITITNEGSEIVQLLHRYWRITDMTGKVEEVHGAGVVGLQPLIKPGREFTYTSYCQLTTPQGTMEGHYEIQNLEEEHFSVAIPKFILSAPSSITKTFRSRLH; the protein is encoded by the coding sequence ATGAAGAAGACAGATAAAATAAAAGTTAAAGCAGTTACCAGTTATATCGCAGCCCAGTCCGATCCAGCTCATCACAAATTTGTCTGGTCATATGATATTACGATTACCAACGAGGGCAGTGAAATCGTGCAATTGCTGCACCGTTATTGGCGTATTACAGACATGACGGGCAAGGTGGAAGAAGTGCATGGTGCGGGCGTGGTAGGACTACAGCCGCTGATTAAACCAGGTAGGGAGTTTACCTATACCAGTTACTGTCAATTGACTACGCCGCAGGGGACCATGGAAGGCCATTATGAAATTCAGAATCTGGAAGAAGAGCATTTTAGCGTTGCCATACCCAAATTCATTTTGAGTGCGCCGTCGTCTATCACCAAAACTTTTCGCTCAAGGCTGCATTGA
- the mpl gene encoding UDP-N-acetylmuramate:L-alanyl-gamma-D-glutamyl-meso-diaminopimelate ligase: MRLHILGICGTFMSGLAVLAKQCGHEVTGSDMNVYPPMSTQLREQGIELREGYDPSHIDARVDAVIVGNVIKRGNPAIEHVLSQGIPYFSGPAWLAENILQKRWVLAVSGTHGKTTTTSLLTWILEQAGLSPGFLIGGVPENFGVSARLGKDPYFVIEADEYDSAFFDKRPKFIHYRPKTVILNNLEYDHADIFPDLATIKQQFQYLVRTIPGNGRIVRHAQDANLTEVLGMGCWTPVTTFSESGGDWQADLIEQDGSAFTVLHHQVPVGEVRWSLLGKHNVENALAAIAAAHHAQVAPALAVQALSTFKNVKRRLEVKGKVNEIVVYDDFAHHPTAIATTLAGLRARIGKKARMVAVVEFGSYTMRSGVHKDHIQAAFSDADMVICKNTETDWGLKATLAQFTQPTALYDDVDTLVSQLAPQLRAGDHVIIMSNSGFGGIHKKLLDAIERG; this comes from the coding sequence ATGCGTTTACATATTTTAGGTATCTGCGGGACGTTCATGAGCGGGCTTGCCGTGCTTGCCAAACAATGCGGTCATGAAGTGACAGGATCAGACATGAATGTCTATCCACCCATGAGTACACAATTAAGAGAGCAGGGCATTGAGTTAAGAGAAGGTTATGACCCGTCGCATATTGATGCCCGTGTTGATGCCGTGATCGTAGGTAACGTGATTAAACGGGGTAACCCGGCGATTGAACATGTCCTTTCACAAGGCATTCCTTATTTTTCAGGCCCGGCCTGGCTCGCCGAAAATATCCTTCAGAAGCGCTGGGTGCTGGCTGTTTCGGGGACGCACGGTAAAACAACGACCACAAGTCTTTTAACATGGATTCTGGAACAGGCGGGCTTGTCGCCTGGATTCCTGATTGGCGGGGTGCCGGAAAATTTTGGTGTCTCCGCGCGTCTTGGTAAAGACCCTTATTTTGTGATTGAAGCGGATGAGTATGATAGTGCGTTTTTCGATAAGCGTCCCAAGTTTATTCATTACCGCCCCAAAACCGTTATCCTGAATAACCTCGAATACGATCACGCTGATATTTTTCCTGATCTTGCCACGATTAAACAGCAATTCCAGTATCTGGTACGTACCATTCCAGGGAATGGGCGTATTGTTCGCCATGCGCAGGATGCGAATCTGACCGAGGTGCTGGGCATGGGCTGCTGGACGCCAGTGACAACTTTTAGCGAATCAGGCGGCGACTGGCAGGCTGATTTGATAGAGCAGGATGGTAGCGCGTTTACCGTACTCCACCACCAAGTGCCGGTTGGTGAAGTGCGCTGGTCATTGCTTGGCAAACACAATGTGGAAAATGCGCTTGCTGCCATTGCGGCTGCGCACCATGCACAGGTAGCGCCGGCACTTGCCGTGCAAGCTTTGTCTACTTTCAAAAATGTGAAACGCCGCCTTGAAGTCAAAGGGAAAGTGAATGAAATCGTTGTTTATGACGATTTCGCGCACCATCCCACAGCCATTGCAACGACACTAGCGGGCCTGCGCGCCAGAATAGGAAAAAAAGCGCGGATGGTGGCTGTGGTCGAGTTTGGTTCCTACACCATGCGTTCTGGCGTGCATAAAGACCATATCCAGGCTGCTTTTAGCGATGCAGACATGGTCATTTGTAAAAATACCGAGACAGACTGGGGACTAAAAGCGACCTTAGCTCAGTTCACACAGCCTACCGCTCTCTATGATGATGTTGACACACTGGTATCGCAGCTGGCGCCGCAGCTACGTGCGGGAGATCATGTTATCATTATGAGTAATTCCGGTTTTGGCGGTATTCATAAAAAACTGCTGGACGCCATAGAAAGAGGTTGA
- a CDS encoding PAS domain S-box protein, whose translation MDHQGLFETITDSAVLLDKAGRIINWNSGASSLFGYAKREVLGRSINTIYDRNYPFPKLIQEILTHQKKWQEDTIFIRKNGIKGHCKSHLCPLQPNEQNKAIALLIHQNISTYKKAEDELHKLRNTILDQLQLSLKGFWNASTLLVETLNNLDQTEKKLRESELRFHLLAENATDIISRHTPDGTYLYVSPASKSAIGYNPDDLIGKNIYKLIHHDDQPKVRKAFTRRREDAHNKPIIYRLKKKEGEFRWFESTIRLIIDEPSRIISEIQLSSRDITDRVLDKKARLRGQQLAHVFRLSTMEEMASGMAHEISQPLAAIVNYTRGCVRHLENGTHDRDQLRHVMEKAVAQAERAGEIVHRLKNFFCKGQLVKTSCKINNVIRETVSFIKSELSSSKTKIDFEFDKDIPYIFIDKIQIQQVLLNLIQNAIEAMQQSHTKEKRIYIQTKQANPEMIEITIMDTGPGFPKEIMHKAFMPFFTTKAHGRGMGLAICRSIIEAHGGQFMINPNTTSSSWIRFSLPISI comes from the coding sequence ATGGACCATCAAGGATTATTTGAAACAATCACGGATAGTGCCGTACTGCTGGACAAGGCAGGCCGCATCATAAACTGGAATTCAGGCGCTTCCTCGCTTTTTGGTTACGCCAAACGAGAAGTGCTGGGCCGGTCTATTAATACCATTTATGACCGCAATTATCCCTTCCCCAAACTGATACAGGAAATCCTTACGCATCAGAAAAAATGGCAGGAAGACACCATTTTTATTCGTAAAAATGGCATCAAGGGGCATTGCAAATCCCATCTGTGCCCGTTGCAGCCCAACGAGCAAAACAAGGCTATCGCGCTGCTTATTCATCAAAACATTTCTACATACAAAAAAGCGGAAGATGAGCTGCACAAATTGCGTAATACTATTCTTGATCAATTACAGCTTTCGCTGAAAGGATTCTGGAACGCTAGCACGCTACTGGTTGAAACGCTTAACAACCTCGATCAGACGGAAAAAAAACTTCGGGAGAGCGAGCTGCGTTTTCATTTGCTTGCCGAAAATGCAACGGATATTATTTCCCGGCACACCCCTGATGGCACTTACCTTTATGTATCGCCTGCTTCCAAAAGCGCCATTGGGTACAATCCAGATGATTTGATCGGTAAAAATATTTATAAATTAATCCATCACGATGATCAGCCCAAAGTCAGAAAAGCCTTCACTCGTCGGCGTGAAGATGCCCATAACAAGCCGATTATTTACCGCCTCAAAAAAAAGGAAGGTGAATTTCGCTGGTTTGAGAGTACGATTCGTTTAATCATTGATGAGCCATCACGCATCATCAGTGAAATACAATTGTCTTCACGTGACATCACCGACCGTGTACTGGATAAAAAAGCACGCCTGCGCGGACAACAGTTGGCGCATGTGTTTCGCTTGAGCACAATGGAAGAAATGGCTTCCGGCATGGCGCATGAAATCAGCCAGCCGCTTGCCGCTATTGTCAATTATACGCGCGGCTGCGTGCGTCACTTGGAAAACGGCACACACGACCGTGATCAGCTGCGTCATGTCATGGAAAAAGCTGTGGCGCAGGCGGAGCGCGCTGGCGAGATTGTGCACCGGCTAAAAAACTTTTTCTGCAAGGGCCAGTTGGTAAAAACGTCCTGCAAGATTAACAATGTCATTCGGGAAACTGTCAGCTTTATAAAGAGTGAGCTTTCGTCCTCGAAGACAAAGATCGATTTTGAATTCGACAAGGACATTCCCTATATTTTTATAGATAAAATCCAAATACAACAAGTACTGCTGAACTTAATTCAAAACGCCATTGAAGCCATGCAGCAAAGCCATACCAAGGAAAAACGCATTTACATCCAGACCAAGCAGGCCAATCCGGAAATGATCGAAATCACTATTATGGATACAGGCCCGGGCTTTCCCAAGGAAATCATGCATAAAGCCTTTATGCCCTTCTTCACGACGAAGGCACATGGACGCGGAATGGGACTCGCTATCTGCCGCTCGATTATTGAGGCACACGGCGGTCAGTTTATGATTAATCCGAATACCACATCGAGCAGCTGGATACGTTTTTCTTTACCTATTTCGATTTGA